ACTTACCGATGCTGATATGGAACAAGCCTTGATTGACTATCCCAAATTAGTTATTGATTGCTGGGCAGTGTGGTGTGGCCCCTGCAAGATGGTTGCACCGACAATTGAAGCCCTGGCCAAGGAAAAAGCTGGCGAGATAGTCTTTGGAAAACTGGACATTGACAATAACATGCAGACTGGAATGAAATATCAGATCAGTGCAGTACCTACAATGCTCGTATTCAAGAATGGGAAACACGTCGGTAGTATACTGGGAGCTCTCCCAAAGCAGCAATTA
This ANME-2 cluster archaeon DNA region includes the following protein-coding sequences:
- the trxA gene encoding thioredoxin → MDDELEEIRKKKLKELQDRMNKSPLSDVPIVLTDADMEQALIDYPKLVIDCWAVWCGPCKMVAPTIEALAKEKAGEIVFGKLDIDNNMQTGMKYQISAVPTMLVFKNGKHVGSILGALPKQQLEVKITELLN